In Saccharomycodes ludwigii strain NBRC 1722 chromosome III, whole genome shotgun sequence, one DNA window encodes the following:
- the PRP9 gene encoding SF3a splicing factor complex subunit PRP9 (similar to Saccharomyces cerevisiae YDL030W | PRP9 | Pre-mRNA Processing), with protein MSTDQLEKQRLKYEELEVIEKNITERIQRNPQVFYANYQEYLKIAGCNNIRLKSLIAKENISSNRIYKWKRRIRKRKQTLIQQHEINDFLKRVLQLCNEIEDTANETDLKKEVQKNYSIEENTDELDLDKFDLLLKSINSTYDKHDPSDNGDDFNREYKMFPTNHFNRSKNNTSLLSLKAMDLNLNKIFTRDEHYGDFLNLDSFYNDWLNVMEDASVTFLEFFVATLELFEATDFAYLFESKINRDSEKYKDFIVKLTNKLTCDFRKIYPLIDYDIFESDVVNKSFPHIISAGIKHKVSSTGRTTQNEEEQIFCICCDKFFKNDEKNYVKHLDDTEHLENYKNKGEFLKSEYKLHWICSKLLNDVINRTKSFHERKLAFTAKERSKELQKLTKEYDEPIYTPEEYKQDKRDETLQKKLFRASFNNDNDSSNSEDEEDQKLLNLYNMPLGTDGLPIPKWLYKLQKLDVEYPCEICGNVQYRGYKNYNKHFSEPKHIFGLKCLGVSSNPIVFKGISTIKEVKHLKEELENSGTGVAAAAAAAATTTTTKSANGYKNVTGDVDNKWVIEVEDKNGNVIPASSLLKKK; from the coding sequence atGAGTACAGATCAGCtggaaaaacaaagacTTAAATATGAAGAACTCGAAGTTATTGAAAAGAATATAACTGAAAGGATCCAAAGGAACCCACAAGTTTTCTATGCTAACTATCAagaatatttgaaaattgcTGGTTGTAATAATATCCGTTTGAAATCGTTGATTgccaaagaaaatattagtTCAAATAGAATATACAAATggaaaagaagaataaggaaaagaaagcaAACTTTAATCCAACAACATGAGAtcaatgattttttaaaaagggtATTGCAATTGTGTAATGAAATTGAAGATACTGCCAATGAGACTGATCTTAAGAAGGaagttcaaaaaaattatagtattgaagaaaatacaGATGAATTAGACTTGGATAAATTTGATTTGTTGTTAAAGTCGATCAATTCTACATATGACAAACATGACCCTAGTGATAATGGTGATGATTTTAACAGAGAATATAAAATGTTCCCCACTAATCATTTTAATAGAAGTAAGAATAATACATCATTACTATCATTAAAAGCTATGgatttaaatttgaataaaatcTTTACTAGAGATGAACACTATGGAgactttttaaatttggatAGTTTTTATAATGACTGGTTAAACGTCATGGAAGATGCTTCTGTAActtttttggaattttttgttgctaCCTTGGAATTGTTTGAAGCCACTGATTTTGCGTATTTATTTgaatcaaaaattaatagaGATTCTGAAAAGTACAAGGATTTTATTGTAAAATTGACAAATAAACTAACGTGtgattttagaaaaatatacCCATTAATAGATTATGATATCTTTGAATCTGATGTTGTTAACAAGTCTTTTCCACACATAATAAGTGCAGGAATCAAGCATAAGGTTTCTTCCACTGGACGCACCACTCAAAACGAAGAGgaacaaattttttgtatatgctgcgataaatttttcaaaaacgATGAGAAGAATTATGTAAAGCATTTGGATGATACGGAGCATTtggaaaattataaaaataaaggggaatttttaaaatcagaGTACAAATTGCATTGGATTTGTTCAAAATTGTTGAATGATGTTATAAACCGGACAAAAAGCTTTCATGAACGTAAATTGGCATTTACTGCGAAAGAGAGAAGCAAAGagttacaaaaattaaccAAGGAGTACGATGAGCCCATTTATACACCAGAAGAATATAAACAAGACAAGCGAGACGAGACACTGCAAAAAAAGCTTTTTAGAGCAAGctttaataatgataacgACAGCAGTAATAGCGAAGATGAGGAGGACCAAAAGTTGTTGAATCTATACAACATGCCATTGGGGACTGATGGATTGCCTATTCCTAAGTGGCTATATAAATTGCAAAAATTGGATGTGGAATATCCATGCGAGATTTGCGGGAATGTTCAATATAGGGggtataaaaattataataagcATTTCTCAGAAccaaaacatatatttGGATTAAAATGCTTAGGTGTTTCTTCAAATCCGATTGTTTTTAAAGGTATCTCTACTATTAAAGAAGTCAAACATTTGAAGGAAGAGCTTGAAAATTCTGGGACTGGGGTTGccgctgctgctgctgctgctgctactactactactactaaaTCTGCCAATGGTTACAAGAATGTTACAGGCGatgttgataataaatgGGTTATTGAGGTGGAGGATAAGAATGGGAATGTCATACCTGCTTCATCTTTattgaagaagaaatgA